One window of the Lactococcus lactis genome contains the following:
- a CDS encoding hemolysin XhlA family protein, whose product MEEQAWREVLERLARIETKLDNYETVRDKAERALLIAQSNAKLIEKMEANNKWAWGFMLTLAVTIIGYIITKII is encoded by the coding sequence ATGGAGGAGCAAGCATGGCGAGAAGTACTCGAACGATTAGCTCGAATTGAAACAAAGTTGGATAACTATGAAACAGTTAGAGATAAAGCAGAACGAGCGCTTTTAATAGCCCAATCAAATGCAAAACTTATAGAAAAAATGGAAGCCAATAATAAGTGGGCTTGGGGCTTTATGCTTACTCTTGCCGTAACCATTATTGGATATATAATTACTAAAATAATTTAA
- a CDS encoding phage holin yields the protein MKTIDKGTLTRTVLLWLAIINQILTALGINPLPLDDNTVSTVITTVFALWAWWKNNDFTHAAKKGTELTKSLKNGDSVQVVKASDADHEFTEGGE from the coding sequence ATGAAAACAATTGATAAAGGAACGCTTACACGTACAGTTTTGCTTTGGTTAGCTATCATTAACCAAATTCTAACAGCATTGGGTATTAATCCATTGCCGCTTGACGATAATACTGTCAGCACAGTTATCACAACAGTTTTTGCACTTTGGGCTTGGTGGAAGAATAACGACTTCACTCATGCAGCTAAAAAAGGAACTGAACTTACAAAAAGTTTGAAAAATGGAGATAGCGTTCAAGTAGTTAAGGCATCTGATGCTGACCATGAATTCACAGAAGGAGGCGAATAA
- a CDS encoding peptidoglycan amidohydrolase family protein, translating into MPSIENMIAWMQARKGKVTYSMASRMGPNSYDCSSSVFFAMIAGGFLSAGSMGNTETLFGMSGTKLKEISRGEVQRGDIFISGTPGGSAGSDGHTGIFLSNGSFIHCSYTHNGIAVDTNDAYMSTRLPHHFYRIVGSGSGNTDNKPQMVTLNVDGQFGNATAKRLQEYFDTAGKDGVISHQYKQTFNQNIYAAQFDSSLTGSNVVKALQRFLGIGQDGLFGQGTIKALQKHLGTTQDGTISPVSDSVRELQRRLNANKL; encoded by the coding sequence ATGCCAAGTATTGAAAATATGATTGCTTGGATGCAAGCACGAAAAGGTAAAGTTACTTACTCGATGGCTTCACGAATGGGGCCAAACAGTTATGATTGTAGCTCGTCAGTGTTCTTTGCCATGATTGCTGGTGGCTTTTTGTCAGCTGGCTCAATGGGAAATACTGAAACCTTATTTGGAATGTCAGGAACGAAGCTGAAAGAAATCAGTCGAGGAGAAGTCCAGCGTGGCGATATCTTCATTTCAGGTACTCCAGGAGGTTCGGCTGGTTCGGATGGACATACGGGTATCTTTTTGAGCAATGGCTCATTCATTCACTGTTCTTACACTCACAATGGAATTGCGGTTGATACGAATGACGCTTATATGAGCACTCGCTTACCACATCACTTTTATCGAATTGTTGGTTCAGGTTCTGGAAATACTGACAATAAACCTCAAATGGTTACATTAAATGTTGATGGCCAGTTTGGAAATGCGACTGCTAAACGATTACAAGAATACTTTGATACGGCTGGTAAAGACGGAGTAATCAGTCACCAGTATAAACAAACCTTTAACCAAAATATTTATGCTGCTCAGTTTGATTCATCGCTGACAGGTTCAAACGTGGTAAAAGCATTGCAAAGATTCCTAGGAATTGGCCAAGACGGATTATTTGGTCAAGGAACTATCAAAGCTTTACAGAAGCATCTTGGAACAACGCAAGACGGAACTATCAGCCCAGTTTCTGATTCTGTGAGAGAATTACAACGTCGATTAAATGCGAATAAATTATAA